The Synergistota bacterium DNA segment TTCTCCTCTCTAACATCAGAGGATATAGATAGGTTAAGGCCTTCGGGAAGCTCATAGATGAAGCTCCTCCAATCTTCCGCCCTCAAGCTTATATACCCTCCGGCAAACCCTTTTTAAAAGGGAAAAGTCATGAGCTATTAATATTATAGCCTTATTAAGGCCTTTTATGATACTTTCAACCTTCAAAGAGTATCTCTCATCAAGCCCATTTAACGGCTCATCTAATATAAGGCCTTCTGGCTCCATAGCTAAAACCGCGCCAATGGAAACGATTCTTTTCTCCCCACCCGAAAGCTTATAAGTTATCTTATCTTTAAGATGAGATATGCTTAGCCAGCTTAAGATCCCATTAACCCTATCCTCAAGCTCCTTACCCCTTAAACCCAAGTTTAACGGACCGAAAGCAATATCCTCAAATACGGTAGGGCAAAAAAGCTGATCATCAGGATCTTGAAAAACATATCCTACCTTTGTTCTAAGCTCGTAAAAGTCTCTTTCGTCTCTTAACTCCTTACCTTTAAATAGAAGCTTTCCCTTTTGAGGAGTTATAAAGCCCATTATTATCTCAGCTAAAGTAGTCTTCCCAGCCCCATTAGGTCCGGTGATCCCTATTTTATCTTCGGGGAAGAGCTCAAGATTAACTCCGCTTAAAAGAGGTTTATCCCCATAAGAGAAGTGAATATCAACTAACTTTATCAAAGGCTCTCTCAAAAGAGTTATTACCCCCAAAAAGTATCTTACCGTTAAAGCCACGCGCTAACATAGCCTTATAAACCCTCTCTGCTCTAACGTAGCTTTTTACAAGAAGCATACCTATAAGATATCCATAGATCTTATAGGTATGAAGATCGGTCCTCGGTTTAAAGGCACGAGCCTTCATCGCCTTCTTAAGCTTTCTATACTCAGATTCTATGACGCTTATATACCTTAAACCAAGAAATGTTATTTCCACAAGCTTAGGAGGAAAGCCAAGCCCATAAAGAGCACGAACTACTTCAATGGGATCTGAAGAACCTATAAGCATAGAACCCCCTAACAATATTATAGAAGATCGGGAAAAAATAAAAAGGGCTTCCCTTAAACCCTCATAACTTATAAAAAGAGGACCTATCTCTAAAAGGGGAGTACCTGGATAGGTAAAGGGAAGAAAGAAAACCACTCCTAAGAGAAATAGTTCAAGGAAAACTACCTTCCTAAAACTACTTATAATATTAATATGATATATTAGGCCTAATAGAAGCAGGGAAAGAAAACCTACAAGAAGAGTTAGCCATCCTTTGGATATAGCAATAACCGTTGCAAAACCAAAGAGGAAAACCAATTTAAACTTTGCATCCATTTTATCTAACCTGGTCCTAATTTCCCCTCCTTCTTGCTAAAACCATGGCTAAGATGCCAAAAACACCGAATATATAGCCTATCCCACCTACTATTTCGGTTATAGAGGGCTTAGACAGCCTTTCCTCTATCTTAAATAGGCTATCCCTTATAGGCTTTAGCTT contains these protein-coding regions:
- the cbiQ gene encoding cobalt ECF transporter T component CbiQ; translated protein: MDAKFKLVFLFGFATVIAISKGWLTLLVGFLSLLLLGLIYHINIISSFRKVVFLELFLLGVVFFLPFTYPGTPLLEIGPLFISYEGLREALFIFSRSSIILLGGSMLIGSSDPIEVVRALYGLGFPPKLVEITFLGLRYISVIESEYRKLKKAMKARAFKPRTDLHTYKIYGYLIGMLLVKSYVRAERVYKAMLARGFNGKILFGGNNSFERAFDKVS
- a CDS encoding energy-coupling factor ABC transporter ATP-binding protein; this encodes MREPLIKLVDIHFSYGDKPLLSGVNLELFPEDKIGITGPNGAGKTTLAEIIMGFITPQKGKLLFKGKELRDERDFYELRTKVGYVFQDPDDQLFCPTVFEDIAFGPLNLGLRGKELEDRVNGILSWLSISHLKDKITYKLSGGEKRIVSIGAVLAMEPEGLILDEPLNGLDERYSLKVESIIKGLNKAIILIAHDFSLLKRVCRRVYKLEGGRLEELHL